A portion of the Oncorhynchus masou masou isolate Uvic2021 chromosome 11, UVic_Omas_1.1, whole genome shotgun sequence genome contains these proteins:
- the polr2j gene encoding DNA-directed RNA polymerase II subunit RPB11-a yields the protein MNAPPAFESFLLFEGEKKITIIKDTKVPNACLFTLNKEDHTLGNIIRQQLLKDPQVLFAGYKVPHPLEHKIVIRVQTTPDYSPQEAFTNAITDLISELSLLEERFRVAIKDKQEGIE from the exons ATGAACGCGCCACCGGCATTCGAGTCATTTCTGTTGTTTGAAGGGGAAAAGAA AATCACAATCATCAAGGACACAAAAGTCCCTAACGCCTGCCTCTTCACGTTGAACAAAGAGGATCACACGCTTGGTAACATCATCAGACA ACAACTGCTGAAAGACCCCCAAGTGCTATTTGCTGGCTACAAGGTCCCTCATCCTCTGGAGCACAAGATTGTGATCCGTGTtcagaccacaccagactacaGTCCTCAGGAGGCTTTCACTAATGCAATCACTGACCTCATCAGTGAGCTGTCCTTGTTGGAGGAGCGATTCAGG